Sequence from the candidate division KSB1 bacterium genome:
TTTTCAGCTAATTAATGCTCCTATGGAGCAGCTTTATGTGAAATCCTCACGTACTGGAAACTATCCTCCGCTATCTTTGGCGGCTTTGGCTGGATATATTCTCAATAAGCATCCTGATTACCCAATCGAGTTAATAGATGGAGAATTTACTTCGCTTGACAAAATATTGAATAATTTGAGTGCTCAGGTCATAGGTATAAGTTGCAATGTGATGACATACAAAAATGCACTAATCATTACAAAGGCTGCTTCACAAAATGGAAGTAAAGTAATTCTCGGTGGACCATATCCAAGCTCAATGGCTCAAAAGATTCTTTCAAAGAGATCGTATATAGATGCGGCAGTAGTTGGAGATGGAGAAATGGCTTTACTAAATTATTTAGAGGGCAGATCTAATGAAACAATTCCTAATTTGGTGTATCGGAAAGATGGAAGTATTCAAACAAATAAAAACGTTGATTTTGATTTGAATAAAGCGCCAAATCCAAACTATGCCAACCTTAATTTGGCTTTATATTTTAAAAATTTTTCAGAAAGGTATAACAGCTTCAAACCTTTCAAAAAATCTTTAGCTATCTACTCTAGAAAGGGCTGTATCTGGAGAGAGCAATCAAATGGCGGGTGTGTCTTTTGTATGATTCCTCATCAAGGGATTCGATATAGAAATAAAAGGGACATTTGGAATGAGATCATCTCTTATCAAAATATTGGAATTGATTACGTTTGGGACGTTTGTGATACATTTACAGAGGATGATCGCTGGATTAAAGAGTTTATAGGTTTACGACCTTCAAATTGTAATGTTAGATTTCAGATATATGGTCGTCCCAACCATATTACTAATCGCATGTCAATGCAACTTCGTGAACTTGGTGTATATGAAGTGTTCATTGGAGCAGAGTCTGGAGATGATGTAATTTTAAAAAACTCCAACAAAGGAATTACTGTTACACAGGTTAGGCGAGCAGTGGATGCTTTAGCAAATTGTGGTTTAAAAGTCATTATTTCATTTGTATTA
This genomic interval carries:
- a CDS encoding B12-binding domain-containing radical SAM protein, yielding MYPTFQLINAPMEQLYVKSSRTGNYPPLSLAALAGYILNKHPDYPIELIDGEFTSLDKILNNLSAQVIGISCNVMTYKNALIITKAASQNGSKVILGGPYPSSMAQKILSKRSYIDAAVVGDGEMALLNYLEGRSNETIPNLVYRKDGSIQTNKNVDFDLNKAPNPNYANLNLALYFKNFSERYNSFKPFKKSLAIYSRKGCIWREQSNGGCVFCMIPHQGIRYRNKRDIWNEIISYQNIGIDYVWDVCDTFTEDDRWIKEFIGLRPSNCNVRFQIYGRPNHITNRMSMQLRELGVYEVFIGAESGDDVILKNSNKGITVTQVRRAVDALANCGLKVIISFVLGLPGENYETLQKTIDFARELISYGNSIETSCSIMLPIPGSAAFSQLVRIPQLKDKYAQDLFDLEEIKVDWVKFFTDIPYAELLAAQDEITELFPLNSSFSKPEWISAPCC